A genomic region of Thermodesulfobium narugense DSM 14796 contains the following coding sequences:
- a CDS encoding class I SAM-dependent methyltransferase: protein MHKDISQFIDVKRVLDEIIIKDDLRILDLGCGGGAISIPCAKMLTKGTIFAVDKNTEVLNIMLNRAKSENINNLIALNSSFEDLEFQEEYFDLVIMSSVYHELEDAPLILKRINRWLRSTGILSVIEWKKERKENFGPPAVVRVEEDLLLGTLIFSGFDLIHMEDLTPSIYHVILKKSDRISNSEQKF, encoded by the coding sequence TTGCACAAAGACATATCGCAGTTTATAGACGTTAAAAGAGTTTTAGATGAAATAATAATTAAAGATGATCTAAGGATATTAGATCTTGGTTGTGGAGGAGGAGCAATCTCTATACCATGTGCAAAAATGCTTACCAAGGGAACAATATTTGCTGTTGATAAAAATACTGAAGTTTTAAACATAATGTTAAATCGTGCAAAAAGTGAAAATATTAATAATCTAATTGCTCTTAATTCGAGTTTTGAAGACTTAGAGTTTCAAGAAGAATATTTTGATCTTGTAATAATGTCTTCTGTATATCACGAATTAGAAGATGCTCCTTTAATTCTGAAAAGAATAAACAGGTGGTTAAGATCTACAGGCATACTTTCTGTAATTGAGTGGAAAAAGGAAAGAAAAGAGAATTTTGGGCCACCGGCTGTAGTTAGGGTAGAGGAAGATTTACTTCTGGGTACTCTAATATTCTCAGGATTTGATCTGATTCACATGGAAGACCTAACGCCTTCAATTTATCACGTAATATTAAAAAAATCTGACAGAATTAGTAATTCAGAACAAAAATTTTAA
- the thiM gene encoding hydroxyethylthiazole kinase: protein MNDYEWIKKILQKIKERKPLIHHLTNYVVMNDSANITLAIGALPIMALEEVELDDITNMASAVLLNIGTLKQDEINHMLVAGKYANFKNLPLILDPVGAGASKFRTRTAKNLLQNLKISIIKGNSFEIATLIDLPAEGIGVDATPSNKNYANIAKEAAKKYRAIVLVTGEKDFVSDGDKVFEIEGGSSLMSKVTGCGCMLGSIVASFAAIESDNLLMASLGASIFFKSVGKVAEQRSSLPGSFRNNLIDSAYLIANDEEKLNAIWREEK, encoded by the coding sequence GTGAATGATTACGAATGGATTAAAAAAATATTACAGAAAATAAAGGAAAGAAAACCCTTGATTCATCATCTTACAAATTACGTCGTAATGAACGATAGTGCAAACATAACGCTTGCAATTGGAGCTCTTCCAATAATGGCGCTGGAAGAGGTTGAATTAGATGATATAACGAATATGGCTTCAGCAGTATTGCTAAACATTGGAACTCTTAAGCAAGATGAAATAAATCACATGCTCGTTGCCGGAAAATATGCAAATTTTAAAAACCTCCCCCTAATTTTAGACCCCGTTGGGGCAGGAGCAAGCAAGTTTAGAACAAGAACAGCAAAAAATCTTTTGCAAAATTTGAAAATAAGTATTATAAAGGGTAATTCCTTTGAGATAGCAACTCTTATTGATTTGCCTGCTGAAGGCATAGGAGTAGATGCCACCCCTTCTAACAAAAATTATGCTAATATAGCAAAAGAGGCTGCTAAGAAATATAGAGCCATAGTTTTGGTAACAGGAGAAAAAGACTTTGTTAGTGATGGTGATAAAGTATTTGAAATTGAGGGTGGAAGCTCTTTGATGTCAAAGGTAACCGGTTGTGGTTGTATGTTAGGATCTATTGTTGCCTCCTTTGCAGCCATAGAAAGTGATAATTTACTAATGGCTTCTCTTGGAGCAAGCATATTTTTCAAATCAGTTGGAAAGGTAGCCGAGCAAAGAAGCTCATTACCTGGCTCATTTAGAAATAACTTAATAGATTCAGCTTACCTAATTGCAAATGATGAGGAAAAATTAAACGCGATTTGGAGGGAAGAGAAATGA
- a CDS encoding acylphosphatase has product MTLYAKVIGKVQGVYFRAFTQKIARELDLRGTVRNLSDGSVEVVAVGEEEKINKLIKELKKGSPGSKVIDIEIKKDKHDLDFEDFKIVY; this is encoded by the coding sequence ATGACCCTATATGCCAAAGTAATAGGAAAAGTTCAAGGAGTATATTTTAGGGCTTTCACGCAAAAGATAGCTAGAGAATTAGACCTTAGAGGTACAGTTAGAAACCTAAGCGATGGTTCTGTAGAGGTTGTAGCCGTTGGAGAGGAAGAAAAAATAAATAAGTTAATAAAAGAATTAAAAAAGGGATCACCCGGTTCAAAAGTAATTGACATAGAAATAAAAAAGGATAAACACGATTTAGACTTTGAAGATTTTAAAATTGTTTACTAA
- a CDS encoding PocR ligand-binding domain-containing protein → MSSEERLKEAISYFGEEELKLSKLLTEEEKKWIYDFFDKLSRELDFAVTVSDPEGTPVIPVINHSDLCGKIIRGTEKGLARCKQEAAKRGKDAMEQGKPQYYFCHANIQDFIVPILLYGKRIGNIAGGQCLPKQPDEEMTEHFRRYFAEIGVENVEEALKTLKTAHINPRERIGNFTVMFDALGKIISNYLMFQVEARIEEMKLFETINKNQKISSSLTQTLSSLSASSEELAASSEETAAIVHEARNKLDETDAINTFIKKIANQTRLLGLNAAIEASRAGVHGKGFGVVASEIQKLATESMKFANKINETLNEISMSVKQILESSQNIAKVSEDQAMSINELSKVAEDLYAISEKLLKMRNAK, encoded by the coding sequence ATGTCGTCAGAAGAAAGATTGAAAGAGGCAATAAGTTATTTTGGAGAAGAAGAGCTAAAATTATCAAAGTTACTTACAGAGGAAGAAAAGAAATGGATATACGATTTTTTTGATAAACTTTCAAGAGAACTTGATTTTGCGGTAACGGTATCAGACCCAGAGGGCACTCCTGTTATACCTGTGATAAACCATTCTGACCTGTGTGGCAAAATTATACGCGGCACTGAGAAGGGATTGGCAAGATGCAAGCAAGAAGCGGCAAAGCGCGGAAAAGACGCAATGGAACAAGGCAAACCTCAATATTACTTTTGTCATGCAAATATTCAAGATTTTATAGTTCCAATTTTGCTTTATGGCAAAAGAATTGGAAATATTGCAGGGGGACAGTGCCTGCCAAAACAACCTGACGAAGAAATGACAGAACACTTTAGAAGGTATTTTGCTGAAATTGGAGTTGAAAACGTAGAAGAAGCACTTAAAACTTTAAAAACTGCCCACATAAATCCAAGAGAGAGAATAGGAAATTTTACTGTAATGTTTGACGCTCTTGGAAAAATCATCTCAAATTATCTCATGTTTCAGGTAGAAGCAAGAATAGAAGAAATGAAATTATTTGAAACTATAAACAAAAACCAAAAAATATCTTCTTCATTAACCCAAACGCTTAGCTCACTATCGGCAAGTTCTGAAGAACTAGCTGCGTCAAGCGAAGAAACAGCAGCAATCGTTCATGAAGCAAGAAACAAATTGGACGAAACTGACGCAATAAATACTTTTATCAAAAAGATTGCGAATCAAACAAGACTCCTTGGTTTAAACGCAGCAATAGAAGCATCTAGAGCAGGCGTTCATGGCAAGGGCTTTGGGGTTGTAGCCAGTGAAATACAAAAGCTTGCTACTGAGTCGATGAAATTTGCAAATAAGATAAACGAAACATTAAACGAAATAAGCATGTCTGTAAAACAAATTCTTGAAAGTTCTCAAAATATAGCCAAAGTGTCAGAAGATCAAGCAATGTCTATAAATGAATTATCAAAAGTAGCAGAAGATTTATACGCAATCTCAGAAAAACTTTTAAAAATGAGAAACGCTAAATAA
- the metK gene encoding methionine adenosyltransferase gives MIQNKHYFFTSESVTEGHPDKIADQISDAILDAIIEDDPAGRVAAETTVATGLVLVVGQITTKTYVDIPSIIRKTIKEVGYTRAKYGFDSETCAVLTSIDPQSPDIAHGVDVALEKRGEKVSAPEEELGAGDQGMVYGFACDETEEYMPLPITLAHNLAKRLAFVRKNRIIPFLRPDGKTQVTVEYEGFRPIRVDTVLISTQHKPDIENEEIEKEVIEKVIMPVIPENLRDDSMKILINPSGRFVIGGPQGDSGLTGRKIIVDTYGGMARHGGGAFSGKDPTKVDRSGAYYARYVAKNIVAAGLASRVEIQVSYAIGKANPLSIMIDTFGTNNVPEERIEELVRDVFDFRPRSIINQLDLRRPIYRPLAAYGHMGRVDLGVSWEKLDKVEELKKGLN, from the coding sequence TTGATCCAAAACAAGCATTATTTTTTCACCTCAGAATCTGTTACAGAAGGCCACCCAGATAAGATTGCAGATCAAATTTCTGATGCCATTCTGGACGCAATAATAGAAGATGATCCAGCGGGGAGAGTTGCGGCTGAGACTACTGTTGCTACAGGGTTGGTGCTAGTGGTTGGGCAGATCACTACAAAGACGTATGTGGATATTCCTAGTATTATCAGAAAGACTATCAAAGAGGTTGGTTATACTAGGGCAAAGTACGGATTTGATAGCGAAACCTGTGCGGTTCTGACCTCTATAGATCCACAATCACCCGATATAGCTCATGGAGTTGACGTGGCTTTAGAAAAACGTGGTGAAAAAGTGAGTGCGCCTGAAGAAGAGCTTGGAGCAGGCGATCAGGGAATGGTATACGGATTTGCCTGTGATGAGACAGAAGAATATATGCCACTCCCGATTACACTTGCCCATAATTTGGCCAAAAGACTAGCTTTTGTCAGGAAAAATAGAATAATTCCCTTTTTAAGACCTGATGGCAAAACTCAGGTTACTGTAGAGTACGAGGGTTTTAGGCCAATAAGAGTTGATACCGTTCTAATATCTACTCAGCATAAGCCCGATATTGAAAATGAAGAAATTGAAAAAGAAGTTATAGAAAAGGTTATTATGCCAGTAATTCCAGAGAATTTAAGAGATGATTCAATGAAGATATTAATTAATCCCTCTGGAAGGTTTGTAATTGGCGGTCCGCAAGGAGATTCTGGTTTGACTGGTAGAAAAATAATTGTTGATACTTATGGAGGTATGGCTAGACATGGAGGAGGAGCTTTTTCTGGCAAAGATCCTACAAAGGTTGATAGATCTGGTGCATATTATGCAAGATACGTAGCGAAAAACATTGTGGCTGCAGGACTTGCATCAAGGGTTGAGATTCAAGTTTCCTATGCTATAGGGAAAGCTAATCCGCTTTCTATAATGATAGATACTTTTGGCACTAATAATGTGCCAGAGGAGAGAATAGAAGAACTAGTTAGGGATGTTTTTGATTTTAGACCAAGATCTATTATCAATCAGTTAGATCTCAGACGTCCCATATATAGGCCACTTGCTGCTTATGGTCATATGGGTAGAGTTGATCTGGGGGTTAGCTGGGAGAAATTAGACAAGGTTGAGGAACTTAAGAAGGGTTTAAATTAG
- the fliY gene encoding flagellar motor switch phosphatase FliY produces the protein MNLTDEQIDAIGEVLNMAMGSAATTLSQLVNKKISITSPMVDISDIEQIAADFEDNSIGVMIGYEGEVEGSSLLVVKKTDGSIIADLMMGGEGNPELPFDELAESALQEAMNQMMGAASTALASLLGGRINIMPPSVVNFDEQPIVESLKQIASGKEAVEVLFDFTGENVFQTKLVMILSEPVAQKMAQMAVNKAKAMIENQDDSASKASSLENQSTTMSPQSASQPLSAAGSTAVNSSIPQSGVQQPPYSYPPQASQQNPYNYPPPPYSYPPPPPTYQQQPQIQASQAQFQQLQPSPQGDSINIENLLNIPLELSVSLGNAKMTLKDVLELRSGSVIELNKLAGEALEVMINDELIARGEVVVIDENFGIRITEIISPRERLEKI, from the coding sequence ATGAATCTAACTGACGAACAAATAGATGCTATTGGTGAAGTCTTAAATATGGCTATGGGCTCTGCAGCCACCACTCTTTCACAACTGGTTAATAAAAAGATATCGATTACTTCTCCAATGGTTGACATAAGCGATATTGAACAGATTGCAGCTGATTTCGAAGACAATTCCATCGGCGTGATGATAGGTTATGAAGGAGAAGTGGAAGGTTCCTCTTTGCTTGTTGTTAAAAAAACTGATGGTTCAATTATTGCTGATCTTATGATGGGCGGAGAGGGAAATCCAGAGCTTCCATTCGATGAACTTGCTGAATCGGCTCTGCAGGAAGCTATGAATCAAATGATGGGAGCAGCTTCAACGGCTCTTGCTAGCCTTTTAGGTGGCAGGATTAATATAATGCCTCCTAGTGTAGTCAATTTTGATGAACAGCCGATTGTAGAATCGCTGAAGCAGATAGCATCAGGGAAAGAAGCGGTAGAGGTATTATTTGATTTTACAGGAGAAAATGTTTTTCAAACGAAGTTGGTCATGATATTATCGGAGCCCGTAGCCCAAAAAATGGCTCAGATGGCTGTTAATAAAGCTAAGGCTATGATTGAAAACCAAGATGACAGCGCGTCTAAAGCTTCTTCCTTAGAGAATCAAAGCACTACTATGTCGCCTCAAAGTGCTTCACAGCCTTTAAGTGCTGCGGGTTCAACGGCTGTTAATTCTTCAATTCCTCAGTCTGGAGTTCAGCAACCCCCATATTCGTATCCGCCACAAGCATCGCAGCAAAACCCCTATAATTATCCACCACCACCATATAGTTATCCGCCACCTCCACCTACATACCAACAACAACCTCAAATACAGGCTTCTCAAGCCCAATTTCAACAGCTTCAGCCATCACCTCAAGGGGATTCGATTAACATTGAAAATCTCTTGAATATACCTCTTGAGCTTAGTGTTTCACTTGGTAATGCAAAGATGACGCTAAAAGACGTGTTAGAGTTAAGGTCAGGGTCTGTTATTGAATTAAATAAGCTTGCTGGAGAGGCTCTTGAAGTAATGATAAACGATGAGTTAATTGCTCGAGGCGAAGTGGTAGTTATAGATGAAAATTTTGGCATAAGAATCACAGAAATAATAAGCCCCAGAGAGAGGCTGGAAAAAATTTAA
- a CDS encoding molybdopterin-binding protein: MYPSKKVPVEESVGMTLGYDLTRIVPGKHKEAVFRRGHVITADDIPILKEIGKDFIWDLKIAEDELHEDEAALRLASAISGDNLIVKMPGEAWADVIAAKKGLFKVRVRQLDAINSRGDTLVATLRNNTVVEEGRVVAKAKVQGLVIKKREIELIEGECKNLGKVLTLYPFIEMRVGLIVTGSEIYYGRKEDSFTPLIVSKVAKFNSEVVMRECLPDDPDLISNAILKFVRNKVQIIIITGGMSPDDVSAEGIRRSGASVVSYGAPLSPGAMFLVAYLGDIPIFGIPGGALRFDPGAFDLFGQVAFAGLRITYEMIRHSGHGGLLR; the protein is encoded by the coding sequence ATGTATCCTTCTAAAAAGGTGCCGGTTGAAGAAAGCGTTGGTATGACATTGGGATACGATCTAACAAGAATTGTTCCTGGCAAGCACAAAGAGGCTGTTTTTCGAAGAGGACATGTTATTACTGCAGATGATATACCTATATTGAAAGAGATCGGAAAAGATTTCATATGGGATTTAAAAATTGCTGAAGACGAACTTCATGAGGATGAAGCAGCTTTAAGGCTTGCAAGCGCGATTTCGGGTGATAATCTAATTGTCAAAATGCCTGGTGAAGCTTGGGCTGATGTGATTGCAGCAAAAAAAGGCCTTTTTAAAGTTAGGGTGAGACAACTTGATGCTATAAATTCAAGGGGAGATACACTTGTTGCCACTTTGAGGAACAATACTGTGGTTGAAGAAGGCAGGGTTGTTGCAAAGGCGAAGGTTCAAGGACTGGTTATAAAGAAAAGAGAAATAGAATTAATTGAGGGTGAGTGTAAAAATCTTGGAAAGGTTCTAACCCTTTATCCATTTATAGAAATGAGAGTAGGTTTGATTGTTACTGGTTCTGAGATTTATTATGGCAGAAAAGAGGATTCATTTACGCCGCTAATTGTTAGTAAAGTAGCAAAGTTTAACTCTGAAGTAGTTATGAGAGAATGTTTACCAGATGATCCTGATCTAATATCTAATGCTATTTTAAAATTTGTTCGAAATAAAGTTCAGATCATAATTATAACAGGTGGGATGAGCCCAGATGATGTTTCTGCCGAAGGTATAAGAAGATCTGGCGCATCTGTAGTAAGTTATGGTGCACCACTTTCACCTGGTGCAATGTTTCTTGTGGCCTATCTTGGTGACATCCCAATTTTTGGTATTCCTGGAGGTGCACTTAGATTTGATCCTGGGGCATTTGACTTGTTTGGTCAAGTTGCCTTTGCTGGTTTGAGGATTACCTATGAGATGATTAGACATTCTGGGCATGGAGGCTTATTAAGATGA
- a CDS encoding ComF family protein, translating into MIKAKSNTIAMEVISKLVLKFLKDKKFEGFYISCIPDDRFGRSHLDRIVNNISREKKLPIYRFQKIKETKKQHLLYFGERRLNVENCFKAEFSPEKILLIDDVITSGATLRSAYKELTRSGSKIVYSLTFAVSPVFWENYKNSVHK; encoded by the coding sequence GTGATAAAAGCAAAGTCAAACACGATAGCAATGGAAGTGATATCTAAGTTAGTTCTGAAATTTCTAAAGGACAAAAAGTTTGAAGGGTTTTATATTTCGTGTATTCCTGATGACAGGTTTGGACGCTCACATCTTGACAGAATTGTAAATAATATTTCTAGAGAGAAAAAGCTTCCTATATATAGATTTCAGAAGATAAAGGAAACGAAAAAACAACATCTTTTGTACTTTGGTGAAAGACGCCTTAACGTAGAAAACTGCTTTAAGGCAGAATTTAGCCCTGAAAAAATATTACTAATTGATGACGTTATTACTTCAGGAGCAACCTTAAGAAGCGCATATAAAGAGCTAACCAGATCAGGTTCTAAAATAGTTTATTCTTTGACCTTTGCTGTTTCACCAGTTTTTTGGGAAAATTATAAAAACTCAGTGCACAAATAA
- a CDS encoding molybdopterin molybdotransferase MoeA: MVDVEKAKILILQNASLLGTEYVSLKDSIGRILAEDIKVEEDVPARNLSAMDGFAIKLPCDDKCKIIGESRTERPFLGEISQNEAVKVSTGSVLPKGSNAVVLIEDTLVSSDVVYIKKMPLEGRNIFKMGEEYEAGSIVSYNGSKISPFDFATFCRLNKTKVKVFKKVKISLLAVGKELVSCEEEGLYKNFLTPTFEEILRRPHIEIKRNIICRNNYEIEGELKKALDDSDIIISFGNASFDSSDGLFPVVQKIFEPIFWRVKMQPGKSLMAFKKNKTYYFGLSGNVWAAVLGFYLFIRPLIFLLSGQDYKFKSFESVLGEAFNKNSKEARFLRGTLIDNKFYFKKFSQHSHSLKGFRDMTHIAMLNPGPPQDIGAKVRVFEFSLEV, translated from the coding sequence GTGGTTGACGTTGAGAAAGCTAAAATTTTGATACTGCAAAATGCATCTCTTCTGGGAACGGAATATGTCTCTCTCAAAGACTCAATAGGCAGAATACTAGCTGAAGATATTAAAGTAGAAGAAGATGTGCCAGCTAGAAACCTGTCTGCTATGGATGGCTTTGCAATAAAACTGCCATGTGATGACAAGTGTAAAATAATTGGTGAGTCCAGAACGGAGAGACCCTTCCTGGGGGAGATTTCTCAAAATGAAGCTGTAAAAGTTTCAACTGGATCAGTTCTTCCAAAAGGAAGCAATGCTGTAGTTCTGATCGAAGACACGTTGGTAAGTTCTGATGTGGTTTATATTAAAAAAATGCCTTTAGAGGGAAGAAATATTTTTAAAATGGGCGAAGAATATGAAGCCGGATCAATTGTTTCTTATAATGGCTCAAAGATTTCGCCATTTGATTTTGCTACTTTTTGTAGACTTAATAAAACTAAAGTAAAGGTTTTTAAAAAGGTTAAGATATCTTTACTGGCAGTTGGAAAAGAACTTGTAAGTTGTGAAGAAGAAGGCCTTTATAAAAATTTTTTAACTCCCACTTTCGAGGAAATTTTAAGAAGGCCTCATATAGAAATTAAAAGAAATATTATATGCAGGAACAATTATGAGATTGAAGGCGAATTGAAGAAGGCACTTGATGATTCAGACATAATAATTTCTTTTGGAAATGCGTCGTTTGATTCAAGTGATGGTCTTTTTCCTGTTGTCCAAAAAATATTTGAACCAATTTTTTGGAGGGTAAAAATGCAACCCGGAAAATCTTTAATGGCTTTTAAAAAAAATAAAACGTATTATTTTGGTTTGTCTGGCAACGTTTGGGCTGCTGTCTTGGGTTTCTATCTTTTTATAAGGCCTTTGATATTTTTGCTTTCTGGTCAAGATTATAAGTTTAAATCTTTTGAGAGCGTGCTTGGGGAAGCCTTTAATAAAAATTCTAAAGAAGCAAGATTTTTGCGAGGTACTTTAATTGACAACAAGTTTTATTTTAAAAAATTTTCACAACACAGTCACTCTCTTAAAGGCTTTAGAGATATGACTCATATTGCTATGTTAAATCCTGGTCCTCCACAGGATATAGGAGCTAAAGTAAGGGTATTTGAATTTTCTTTGGAGGTTTAA
- the feoB gene encoding ferrous iron transport protein B: MFRHRYRRRQIANLSEKIVKVAFVGNPNVGKSALINALSGSNLKVGNWPGVTVEKKEANIIINNQMFSLVDLPGAYSLNPFSLEEKITRDFLIKERPDVIVNVVDSNQLEKSLFLTFALSEFEIPMVIALNFFDEMIKNKTEIDIKKLRDILSIEVVPTSGIKGIGIDELKKAIYKSVSERDLPNILFEEKLDKRFKRIKEILSDKKEKLGYPLSFVAARILENDQQVISELNDKKLLDKGILELAVDNTTYIESRYKLISSICKKILVRHKDSNEITQKIDSILLNKFFGLPLFFIMMFIVFKLTFDLSKPFVDFTSYFINDYVGKYTIYLLWFLPDILKSLIKEAIIGGVGSVISFFPLIGVFFLFISILEESGYMTRAAFLIDKLMSSIGLSGKVFIPLILGFGCNVPAIYATRGLDSQKDRLLAGLMIPLMSCSARLPVYLLFTAAFFENFKELVILCLYFLGAFIAIILVILLQLAVPSLKMDSTPFILELPPYRIPPLKFLLKLTGFRVKSFVRKAGSVILFTMILVWSVNSLPYNAPSGESYLAQGSKAISFIFAPAGFDKWEAVATLLPSVVAKEAVIGTLGQILEGEQGNSNTAKDSEEYNFLSDTSKVAVRFKDSFIEAASNLLNFFTIQSFQEKEKDEGLINRLKTLFTPLSALSFMIFILLFVPCIVTISVLIQEYGIKWTIFEICMLLFISYSVSTLVYQAGKLFVH, translated from the coding sequence TTGTTCAGGCATCGTTATAGAAGAAGACAAATAGCCAACTTAAGCGAAAAAATCGTAAAGGTCGCTTTTGTAGGCAACCCAAATGTGGGAAAATCTGCACTTATAAACGCACTTTCCGGATCGAATCTAAAGGTTGGCAATTGGCCGGGAGTTACAGTCGAAAAAAAGGAAGCAAACATTATTATAAATAACCAGATGTTTTCACTGGTAGACTTGCCAGGTGCATATTCTTTAAACCCTTTTTCTTTAGAAGAAAAAATAACAAGAGATTTCTTAATCAAAGAAAGACCAGATGTAATAGTAAACGTAGTAGATAGTAATCAACTCGAAAAAAGTCTTTTCTTAACTTTTGCTTTATCAGAATTTGAAATACCTATGGTAATAGCTCTAAACTTTTTTGACGAAATGATCAAAAACAAAACAGAAATAGACATTAAAAAATTAAGAGACATTTTATCAATAGAAGTAGTTCCTACATCAGGAATAAAAGGAATAGGAATAGATGAGCTTAAAAAAGCGATTTACAAAAGTGTAAGCGAAAGAGATTTGCCAAATATCTTATTCGAAGAAAAACTCGATAAAAGATTTAAGCGAATTAAAGAAATATTATCTGATAAGAAAGAGAAATTGGGTTATCCTTTATCTTTTGTAGCTGCAAGAATTCTAGAAAACGATCAGCAAGTGATAAGTGAGCTAAACGACAAAAAGCTTCTCGATAAAGGTATTTTAGAGCTTGCTGTTGACAACACAACATATATCGAATCAAGATACAAACTTATATCCTCAATATGCAAAAAGATTTTGGTAAGACACAAAGACAGCAATGAAATAACTCAAAAAATTGATTCAATACTTTTGAATAAATTTTTCGGCTTGCCACTCTTTTTCATAATGATGTTTATAGTATTCAAACTTACCTTTGATCTGTCAAAACCATTTGTAGACTTTACCAGTTATTTCATAAATGACTACGTTGGAAAGTATACAATTTATCTTCTCTGGTTTTTGCCAGATATACTCAAATCACTTATAAAGGAAGCCATTATAGGCGGTGTAGGTTCGGTAATAAGCTTTTTTCCACTAATAGGGGTATTTTTTTTGTTTATATCAATTCTTGAAGAAAGCGGTTACATGACGAGAGCAGCTTTTCTTATTGACAAACTCATGAGTTCAATTGGTCTAAGTGGCAAAGTTTTTATTCCTCTTATACTTGGTTTTGGATGTAATGTTCCTGCTATTTACGCCACAAGAGGTCTTGATTCCCAAAAGGATAGGCTTCTTGCTGGTCTTATGATACCTTTAATGTCTTGTTCAGCAAGATTGCCAGTATATCTTTTGTTTACTGCTGCTTTTTTTGAAAACTTTAAAGAATTAGTAATACTTTGTCTATACTTCCTGGGAGCCTTTATTGCAATAATACTTGTCATATTACTACAACTTGCAGTCCCATCTCTAAAGATGGACTCCACGCCGTTCATATTAGAACTTCCACCATACAGAATCCCTCCTCTAAAATTTCTCTTGAAACTCACAGGTTTTAGAGTAAAGTCTTTCGTAAGAAAGGCCGGGTCGGTAATACTATTCACAATGATACTTGTGTGGAGCGTAAATTCTTTACCATACAACGCACCTAGCGGCGAAAGTTATCTTGCACAAGGTTCAAAAGCAATTTCGTTTATATTTGCTCCTGCAGGTTTTGATAAATGGGAAGCGGTCGCAACCCTTTTGCCAAGCGTAGTTGCCAAAGAAGCGGTCATTGGAACTCTGGGTCAGATACTTGAAGGAGAGCAAGGAAATTCAAATACAGCCAAAGATTCGGAAGAATACAATTTTCTAAGCGATACTTCAAAGGTAGCTGTAAGGTTTAAGGATTCTTTTATTGAAGCTGCTTCAAATCTCTTAAATTTCTTTACAATTCAATCATTTCAGGAAAAAGAAAAAGATGAAGGACTTATCAACAGGCTAAAAACTTTATTTACCCCACTTTCAGCTCTTTCATTTATGATATTCATTTTACTCTTTGTACCATGCATTGTTACTATTAGCGTTTTAATTCAAGAATACGGAATAAAATGGACTATATTTGAAATCTGTATGCTACTGTTTATTTCATATAGCGTTTCTACCCTTGTTTATCAAGCTGGGAAATTATTTGTGCACTGA
- a CDS encoding DsrE family protein: MNQFKVCFHVSKLEDWPVALKNINNFINDISDESEFDIKVVANSAGVLILTNELRSELEPTMKKLSDKGVIFEFCNNALNLYKIDKKLVFDWAKVVKAGITEIVRLQELGFSYIKP; the protein is encoded by the coding sequence ATGAATCAATTCAAAGTGTGTTTTCACGTTTCAAAACTTGAAGACTGGCCGGTTGCCTTAAAAAATATTAATAATTTTATTAATGATATATCAGACGAAAGTGAATTTGATATAAAGGTTGTAGCTAACTCGGCAGGAGTATTAATTTTAACAAATGAACTAAGAAGTGAGCTTGAACCTACTATGAAAAAATTGTCTGATAAGGGGGTTATCTTTGAATTTTGCAATAACGCTCTAAATCTTTACAAGATAGATAAAAAATTAGTATTTGATTGGGCTAAGGTTGTTAAGGCTGGTATTACTGAGATAGTAAGGCTTCAAGAGTTAGGCTTTTCATATATAAAGCCGTAA